Below is a genomic region from Papilio machaon chromosome 11, ilPapMach1.1, whole genome shotgun sequence.
CTACAGAGTATAAatgataacaaatatttaacatattagggataaataataatttcaacactGATAAAAAcgagattttaaatattaaaacattcataattCGATCTACTTTAAGTTAGATCACGCTCACCACCACCAATTATATATGTCTTATTCGGATCAAAAATTATGCTTTATTTTTAGGGTCGGAAGATTCTTCTCCCGCCACCTTTTTGTATTGTCAAATTAATACTATCTTAGTACctaatttttagccgacttcaaaaagaaggaggttatcaattcgactgatttttttttatgtgtgttaccgcgaatctccgcccctggtggtccgattttgataaaaaatattttaatcgaaaggaagtgcttgcagatgggtcccatttttttgctttttttttttaagtaagaggtgtacgaaaaaataattactgaatttagtatgttttttcttagcttaatatattaagaaaataagaacaaaaaaaataattcgttGCAGATTGTTTAGATTGAAACTTTGTTGTCttaactaaaagaaaaaatcatcTTTTTATGCTGTAACTGAATAACatcaacaattaatttaattaaattattatcagcCAGTTTGAACCCTGACCACATCAGAACATCTTTAAGATAATGTTGTCAtcgatatatttattgatgaCAGCATTTGTGTATCTGTGATTTAAATCAATGGCTGCACATTATGTTGTTTACAACAGAACTGAAATGCGTAATTTGTAGATGAGATCACAGGAAAACTTTAGGAGACATAAAGGTTTACATTATATAAGGTCAAATCAAATGTCACGTTGATATTGCGTATCGTTAAAACAATAACGGAGTAAAACAAGTATTATCGCATTGTTTATGCACCAGTTaaattgtacatatgtatatgtCGCAGTCATTTGTATCATCCGCCGTATTACATTACGGCTAGCTGTTTTCAAAAACAGGGGCGTTTTGTAATGCGGCGGTTCAACGAGTAGCCGGATTGACATTACGACACGTTCTTCAATAAGGCGGCCCACGTTAAGCCGCATCGTAATAATGTTACCatacttacaaaattaaacaaagtttaaaatgaaaataaattttaataatcagAAAATAaggtaaaactttaaattacaaataagcAAGTCGGCATCTGCAACTTTTATGACGAAAAGAGTTGTATCTAAGGACTCATGagccaaagttaaaagttgcggCAACTCGTAGatatttagttattgaataaattaaattcgtatTTTAGGTTAATTTTCGAATTCTTTTGACGTAActataacagttttttttaatcattggCCTACTTTTTAAACAACCATATAAAATGGGGAGAATTTTGTTCCCTAACAAGAGAAATTTGCAACTGCTTCTATGCTATGGGATGAGCAGCGCCTCCGTCCTAGCGTTCCAAGGCGGACGCTGCTCACCCTCCGCGCCTCCGGCTTTTCATAAACACTCTAGGGGTAGGGCAGAAAGTACCACGTGGAGTCGAGGTTGACTGATTCGGTCCTGTGACCTGCGTTTTACGTTCCGTTtcttcaaaattaaacaatattaatgtcacattattattattttttaatcaacttaagataacatttcgcaataaaatgtaaaataaataatatacttggtttaaaaaaaacttttatcgaattaaagagattttttttaattttctgaaGTAAAATACGTGACGTGAGACTGTTTAAGATAAAGCCCTTGGccatttattgaaaaaaaactgtcaaagtaCGTCAAAGTAGTGGAAAATCTAACCTAAATtacgaattttattaattcaataactaaaaatctacAAATTTCCTTATTCAGCTttcttaacatttattacattgttgCTAGCCTAGTGCCGGTTTTTTATTCAGCCGCATTCAATCCGGTTACTCGTTGAATCGCCGCTTTACAAAAAGTCCCTGTTTTTGATAACAGCTAGCCGTAATGTAATACGGCGGATTCTAGAATATGACTGCGACATATATACAACATATATACAACATATATACCTATGTattaatgcaaaataaaaattaataattttttttaaatgccatATTAACGATTgtcagattttattttaatctccttacttgaattattaaaagctCTACTCAAGAAGCTTATTTTAATGGCAGCATTTGCTaatccgcgcgaaattaaaaagataatctTAATTactagcctatatgttcttccagactctgttccacatctatgccaaattccatAGAATTCCATAGAattccgttgagctgttctgtagataccttataacaaacatccatccaaccatatatctaaactttcacattaaaaatatgagtAAGATAGATAAAAAGTAAGACGAGGATTTATTTTCAGTGTGGCGTGGAACTGAAGCTGCTAGCATACCTTTCCTAAGGCCTCCACACATAGCAGATCTAAGATATGTCACAGAGAAGAGTGCAGAAGTCCAGAACCCAGTACAGATTATACACGGGCGCGTGCGGGAGGGTGTGCCGCCGCCACTGTGCGCGGGCCGCTGCGCCGCGCCTCCCGCCGGCCCCGTGTGTGCCTTTGACGCGGCCGGCACCGCGCGCACTTTCGCCACCCTCTGTGAACTGGAGGCCGTGTCTTGCCGAGAAAGTACATGTAAGTACGGACTACTAGGAatcatttactattttattttgaagtacTTTTTAGTTCTCATCTGCCTAGTAACCGTTCTGCGTAGTAAACGTTCCAAAAATACCGACTAATTTACTACAGTTTATAAATAGCTTGGGGCTTCGATAACATTACTATTAATAGCTTTCTTCTCGTTTATTCTAGTTACATAAATACATCCCTTTATCTGTACTAAAGTTATTGTGTGTTCATCAATATTGTAAGTAATTGTTTCTCTGACGAATCAATGacttacaatatattattagacAAATGTTGTGCTGACAGTTTTAACATCAAAGTTCACTAGTAATTGATGGAGTAAAAAGCCAATTGcgattaacattaaatagatAAGTTTGGAAAGACCTGATAAAggttttaaattcttaaaaacaataagCAGGGACGTACCGGGGAAAAGTACTACTCAAATGACATATCACTCatcaaaatcagttcagtcATTTAGGCTACAGATGCAGTGGAACTTTCATACAAATCCTGagtcagtcgggtaaaaaaaatcctttccTTTTTCTTCTgtatctctctctctctctcttttgTTCTCACTCTatactattttcttttttacctAAGTGACAGGGAAAAAAgacgtaaaataaaacgttaatttattactagctgatTGTGAGTTTCCATTAGAAAGTTttatgaaagataaaaaacaatcaatatCTCTGTGATTTATatctaaagattttttttaaaatttttgattctAAATAGCTTTATGCATTTCTTCTCCACATAGCGTTAACTTTGTCTAGTTCTATTAAAgtagttaaaaaacaaattttcgcTTCATGCATTTATACAATGATTCCTTTCTTTGCAGATTACGCGATCACCAGTCTCGGTGAATGTTAAGAAAAAGATGCTAAATATGAAACAAAGTTCatccattttaattaagttgctaaaaaatgtatttcattaattatattccGACAAGGACAAGAAGCTTATCGCAGTTTTTTGACAATGGCAATGGGCGCCTATAAGTTTTTAGGGTTACCAGCAAGAAAAAAATTTCTAGTTACTACCGAAATTTcgcaaatattaattacaaaaacaatttgtaagaAAAGTATTTGCAACTTTTAACCTAAATTCCCAAAGTAAttgcatattatttaaattaaaaatccacACAAAgtgataaaagatttttaaagaaaacaaaaggtAAAACTTAACACTTACATTAATAACGTTTATTCGCAAGTTAGCTTCATATCAATGGTCCTGATactagtaataaaaactacacGTTAAATCGTCACACGTGACATTTTTTCTGGAATttcgaaaataataaaaatggcaacattatcCCATGCAGCTGCCGCTCCCTAATTGGTCAAAATATGACGTTGTCTAGATGACATTGTTAGTTCATACATTCTACAACTATCATAAGATCCTTGAGGAActatcattaataaaaaacagcaaattttttaaaaatattgtatcattgcataagttaattaaattactttagtttataaaatttaaaaagtcttATTCCGCCTTTATTTATCTTGCGGTATTTATGTATGGTCAATAAATTCTTATATTGTTTATCACTAAGTAATTGTCATTTTCTTAATAagagttattttaattcattttcaatagaaataggagttgaaattgtttaaaaaaattgaaaaaaatagatatcgATTTTTTGGGACATGTTTTAGTAGCTTCCAATGAAAATACttggaacaaaaaaaaagatgatttatagaaaaaaaattaaagccatTGCGCAAAAGTACTTTTAACctcttaagtaaatattagatattacatattggttataaatattgttggcAATACTTTACCAGtagtattaagaaaaaatagtataggataaacattatttattgtacaaagTACAGTTCAAACTTATTCGCCTGATAAAACATATCCTGTTTTACCATATTATGCTTAGattttttccttaataaatTCTGATTAAcactttgtgttttttattcctGACTTGCGCCCAATCGTTTATGATAGCTATTCTTTTgtctattatatttactatactgtatttaatttatgttttagaaagaaatatttataaacattgagCGGAGATTTCCATTATTAATGACTTTTATCAGcaataaattgtacaaaagcaataatattaaatgacatGTGTAATATTCCAAGTTATTATCAATCCGGCGTAACTGAACTCTACTCATAATCAAGGTCAATTAGTCAAGGTGAAGATAATACAAATCTGAACCCCTAAGTTcataaccaattttttttttcgatttcttTTCATTCATGTCCGTTGGGATAGATAATTTTGACGCACACAAAGATAGTTGCAATTAATTAAAGCGCTTAAAGGTTATTTTGCTAGATTTCATCAAAggaacaattataaataaatgccgATTCTCAAGGAAAAAAACTGCAATGCATCCATAACTTGTGCTCGTTTGCAATAAGcattaaaattcaaacttcTGTTTCTCGTAAAACTACAAGTCTCCTTCAAAGATGAAATCTCAACTTTATTTCCCTCTATCACCCATCACGGACATTTCTATCATTTCTAGCATGAAAAATTCAAGTATCAATGACAATACCGAGATTCGTTCTAATCATTAGTTTAATTAGTTATCGTGGGCGCCAAACTGTCtgcaatattttcttgtttactTAGCAAATGTCCTACTTACCTACTTGCAATCAAGATGTTATTGCTCAgcaaataaatgtaaacatgACCTGTTTACAATAtcatattaatgaataaacaaCTAATTTCGCATCTTACTTCACAAGTCAAAGGCTGAGGGTTGATTGGTAATGCTTGAGGTTTAACTAGTTATTATAGATACGATTAATAACACTGGGAATTAAAAGCTATAGCAAGTGATATTGTATTtcaatgaaacaattttatgttacaatcGTAGAATAGGATTAGGAAAGTAATTAGTTCTGCAATTAACAAAGTTTCTTCACAATAGGTACactagtaattaaaataaaaaaaaacaatcaaaaaatttcatcagtaAAAtcgtgaaaattaaatatcaatatattttatttgacaatgTTCATGGAATAcgaagatttaaaatttgtaagaaaaaaatataacatttttattcctATATTACATCACAGTTACTTTGATACAAgctgtatataaattaataataagcaaattaaatttatttagagaGCAAAGCTATGAGTTTACAACAACGATAATATTGAAACTTGTATAAGAAGTTGTGTTCTTAAGATAAGCGGATACCATCCGACCCAGGGCATTCACCTTTGCTGATCTTGTGCAGTGCTGGAAAAAAtgattgctttttatttacaattagaCTTTCAACTATTACTAGACTAGATAAAACTACTAACTTTACTACTACATTAATGGAAAAATACAGTCACAGAAACCGTAGGTAAATTATTTACCATTGGTTTccatctctgttttttttttctagagaATGAGGGAGACGTCAAGTTTTGTACAAGTATTTCTGCAGAAGAATCtaatattcttaatttaaatctatctTACTTTCTTCCTGCTTTAAACTGTTCTTAGCTGCATAAAATCGTTACATGTTGAAAGTAAGCGAATGAAACTTTGCATTGTGCCTATTTCAGTTTAACGGGGATGTTGTAATTATAGTGCTCTAGGAAGCCGAGCGTAGCCGTGACTCAGAATCCGGTCTAACAAAGGCGAGGCTAATGGCGATTGCGTCATTTATCATGCTCTTCTGGTCAAACAACACAATGCGTATGAATTCTAAATGTTAAATTGGAAAATAGTTCGATAGATAGAACACACTAACGCTCATGGATTCAATTAtcattaaagaaaactttactTTAGTGTAAGAAATATACTCTAAGGATTAAGTAATCATAAAATAACTCATTGTGTCACCTACCGTTGGTTTTTTagactaaaatctctgtataaaacataccgtcatctctgtcattatctttgccAAAACACAGATGTTTTAAACgcagattttggtcttagaaatcCACGATTAGacataaatattgattaataaaactcacCATCAGGAAATTGGTAAGTATTGTCCATCGAGCCGACAACCATAATGTCTCAAGTTCAATTTGAGTATAAGTTACTAGATTTAGCTATCAATAACAGGGCTGTGATGTTAATTAAActacataaatattagtttattttacgaAGTGACGTTAATCAAGTGCGAATCAAAAATCGGATAAAAACACTTGGGACACATAAATCTTATTGATAAAACCGGAAAGATTACATTTAAGTGGCTATGTAGATCTCTTTTTAAACGTGTTTTGTGTGGGAGTAAATTGTACACTTATCTCTTTGTGTCTTAAGTGTCAATAAATGACATCTACGCAGTAAATTCACATGATGTGATCATAACACGTAGATAAGGGAATGTCGAAATTACTGAtatgtattgtaaaaaatttcagTCACAATATTTACCTAGAAAACATTTGACATCAAGTAAAATACGAAAATTTCGTTGTCTTTTTGTCACCAAGTCTATCGTCACATAGATATATCACATAGAAAATTTGGttaatacatgttttttttttctttatagtaAAAGGCAACATGAAGCTGATCGGCTATTGTTaattgatccgacgcccatggacatctgaaGCATTAAGCATTTCTTAAAAGAACTTCCTGTATATCAAATGATTTCTGTTACTAACTGTCTTTGTGCTCGCAGTTGTAATTGTTCATGACGCACTCGCTGCCAAACGACTTGGGCTTCTCGCCCTGCTTGCCAGCGCAGATGGGTTCAAATTTAGCGCTGCTACAGTCTTGGGTGCAGGCTTTCTTGCGCGCCGCTTCCGCCTTCAGCTGTTTCAGGTCCTGCTTGTCAGGCCGACAGGACACCGACACCACCAGCACCGCTGGAATCAGACCAGTGagcaatgatttattttattgccatAAATGAAAACATCGGTCAGGTTTAGAAAGTCTGGACTTTGATAAGTAAGTCAGGAGGGGTATAGAGGTGACATAAAGTGCGATCCGTGTATGAAGACgatgatgatttaaaaaaactaaatatagcctatgtcacccggggTTATTGTATCTTCCcgatagtaaaatatttttttcaaatagctTCCGTAATTTCGGAGCCTAtccaatacaaacaaacaatcaaatcttccctctttacaatattagtatgaatAATAATGCTAACAAACTAGGTACTTATAGAACGTattatctaataatttatgtacgAAAATACGCTTCTAATTCATCTATCCATAGTTTTATTTGAGTGTAATTCAAAGTTAAATCTTCTATTTTGTaccaattatttaataaacctaATAAAACCGAGGTCGTAGTTACACTATTGACCGTACAGGGAGATTACCTTGTTAGCGTTCAATGCTAGGTGCTCGGCGAGATGTGACTGTTTGATGTATTCTATGTATGTAATAGAATTGAAaacgtataaaaaattaaatgatgattttttttttatattgagaggtaataattaacttaaaataggAACAAGAATACTATATTTTAGCGGACATATTTCCTTccttaaattaacaaaaatcaaGGGGACGGTACGTCACTCCATTGTGACGATATCCCAAACTTGTTTATCTACACTTTCCTGTTGAGTAgtttttcaaaatacaataatttgataaaaatctgTACTCGTCCcgtgaaattttatatattacattaatttactttatatattttcatttttagtttagagtttaaacataaaagaCTAAAGACATGATTCAACGGTTAATTAGCGAGATAAATAACaaggaaatatttttcgtaaacaacataaacaagaaaacaaaaaggTCAATAACCTCAATTAAGGTCCGtaaaaagcaataataaaacagaaatgaacttaccaaaaataaacaaggtaAAGTATTTCATTTTTCGTCCGCAACTCAGACGTGTTTTACTCCGCTCTCTCGATCACGACTACTTGATTCCAGACGTTACGatcttttttatacaagttcaTTGTGCATAAACTCTTTTGCTATgctcttaaaaataattttctatgtatATGTACCTACAACGTTTTTGATTGTGATAATTTCTGTGAAGAAAGTTTCATTATCAAGTTAGTAATgtaaacatatttgaaaataaaaacatatttgccCCCAATGTCACAAAAACACGATACCAGAAAACTTCGACTCGgtcttttgtattttgttctttattattgattttaagaatactgaaaatttaagctgtttttttaaaaatagatatccTCAAAGGGTGACAAAtttgaaatcaaaaattaaattcaaaccaTTTTAACATACCAAACATTGTAATTTTGCAGGAATTCGCTAATCgtctaatttaattatcataattatgttaaaattacgaATACTACAAAGTATGCGGTAGATGTTATATATAGGTACAGGTAAATTCTTTTCTTCTACGTTCTTTTTATTTACCGGTATTTATAACGAATTTTATGTCAATACTGCTTCTGAATACTATATAcgttgatatatatttttatgaattgcCAAATTAGTCTCGGTACAGTCGACCTTGTATTGTTGTTGCACTAAACACATGAAACGTTTAAAAAGTCATCTTATATACACatcatatatattatatcacataatatatattattgatatcttaatatatatcttgattgatatatatatacagataTCAAActgaaaaagtttaaattgaatttgaatagttttgaaatgttttttttttaaatagacattTCTAGTTTCGTAGTTACTATAAAagagtaaaatataatgtgtCAAATCAAacaaacagttattttttacattatttttattatttctatacaatacaaatattaaatatttctcacGCGTGAATATATAGGAACGCTTACGTAAATTAAATGCACACAAACTTATtacacagaaataaaaaaaatgtataacaaaGTACAATTAAGCGAATTAGTTTCGGTTgccaatgtcaaaaaaatacTGGTATATACGGTCACCTTCAGTTGTTTCGGAAACCAGAATGAATTTAGATCGCTGCAACATTCGTAAAGAGAACTTATTATctctgtattttatatttcctcTTCGCAGCGTTTGGGATATATTTAAGATCatgtgaattttatttgtttgcgttaacatgttaaattattataaaaatgcaaaatatacaacACGTAGCTACATCAAATTAGTAATTAACACGTATTACAATAAATCTTGATTGTTATGAACTATTCCGTaattgttacataaaatagaTGGTTTAAGAAATAGATAAGGTGAAAATTTcgaaaaatcttatttttacttacattttaaacatttctacTGACtagaaaatcaattaaatgttcaaCGCAATCAACtataacgaaaaataattaaaaaaatattttataattttccaaataaaatgataaaaaagttttgacagcaaaattggtaaatattgtttttttacataagaATAGCAATGAAATGACAATATAACTAAAAGCGCGTGATTGCAGATATATAAGTTTtcagttgtaaaaaaaaatattgaaaagcgTTTACTCGACTAGATGGTACCCTTCTCGCAGGTATAAATTCAATCTGATCCTAAGGCATAACAGTTAAAATCAATTCGTAGTGTTAGGTGGCATTGGGTTCATATTCTTCGGCAGATTATTACTGTAAAGCCTATTTATACCATCACGATTCGTAACTTTGTTGCATATAcgaatttgtattattacattaatcatAATGTTTTACTTGGATTTCCGAATGCAAACCTAACCTTACAAtgtttttcaagttttttagATTGATTTTaacgcaaaaaaaattaattcgtaACCGTTTATTCGTTTAATCCGAGTAGAGTCCTTCATACAGGGATCGAGGTAGATGCTCGGCCAATAAGGACTTGAGCTTTTCCCGCGGCGAGACCGGCGTGTAGCGCGCCAGAGGGAATGTGCGGGTCACGCCGTCGCTCAGAGACCGAGTCACTGCAGTCAGGTCACCGTCCTGCAAAATATAAACAGCTTTTTCTATGTCCGCAACGAGCTAGCAAGCTACATCGTGTTAAGTGACTTCTATCCACAACATCTTTAACACCATAACGTATTGTTACCTTTCCTAGACGAAGGCGAAGATAAACTAACAAATATTTCACTTTCCTGTCCGTTCCCTTGTCCTTATCTGAGAGAAAATAATGGTAATTGATGTTCTCTTTTCCCGTGGTCCCCTTCTTCGACAATAGATAAAACCCCAAAACTAAATTGGTGTTAAACAAGACAATATCTTGACAAATATGTTTCTAAAGATTCGATAATTACCGCACTTTTAGTGTACTTTTCGAGACTACGAAGAGCTTGTTCGAAATAATCTTCACCGTACGCGCCCTTTTGTTCGTCACTAAGTCTCTTCCACATGTCACGCGCTTGCTCCAGAAGTTTCTCCTCGGACAGCCAAGCGCTGCCGGTCGTATACTCTCCCGCCGCGACAACCACCtggttacaatttattaattaaaaagtaaagaaatgtATATACGTTCAGGTTAGTACTACTATAAGCacaacttattttaataacctaaccttaatttaaactaaataaatataacactttcttattttagacCATACTTGAAAAcatccaaaaaaatattaagcatTGAAAAAAAGCTATAGCGAGTGAGATTTGAACTCgttcatttcaatattaatatacccTATGACAATCCGGGGAAGAAGAGGAATCGAATGACAcctcactcgtcaaaatcggttcgaTAATTTAGGCGCTAGGCCGTCACATTGAAATTTACATGCATACAAacccacatacataaaaacaaacttacatacgCGCGAAAAACATCAACCTCTTTGTCAGACGGGTAAAACTATAATTCATCCGCAGCTTGTTGCACGCAGCTAATTTGATAAGGACTTAGGACTTACAACATCAACGCCTCGCGGTTTGAGTTCGCGTCGTAGGCAGGCGGCGAGGGCGTCAAGCGCGGCCATCGAGGCAGCATGCACGCCGCGCACAGGCGCTGCCACGTGCGTCAGGATAGAGGAGGCCAGGACCACGCGGCCACGCGCGCGCCGCACCAACGGTAGCATCACTTGAACCAGTCGCGCCGGTCCTGTGCCCCACAACCAATAATCCAATAAACTAATCACGCGTATTCCGGTGTAAGTGCCGACTAGTTTCGGTCCATTTCTCTTTCCTATACATAGACTCGCAATGCATCCTGGACTCAttagattattaaattgtttaaactttcatgtcacataataattgattaattaagaacggcttaactgacgtatgatcgtccggtgacggcaccgactagtttcagtttcagtgcgagacgcgacgcgatcGCAaagtcctcaaaataaacacccgccctgaagatggacccccgacggatccaaaactagtcggtgccgtcaccggacaatCACACgaagttaagccgttcttaactAATTAATCATTTGATTAttgtgaatgaaaaaaaaaaactaaactttttCTTCATTCTTTATTGTCCACATctcttatctatatatctataggatggaatagatacaaatattgatagctaatttgaaatttaacagACGGTCATGAATTCAAAAGTAGGTAAATTTAAACGTATTCTGGTGTAACTAGGAGaacc
It encodes:
- the LOC106713850 gene encoding uncharacterized protein LOC106713850 — protein: MKYFTLFIFAVLVVSVSCRPDKQDLKQLKAEAARKKACTQDCSSAKFEPICAGKQGEKPKSFGSECVMNNYNCEHKDTLHKISKGECPGSDGIRLS
- the LOC123721372 gene encoding D-beta-hydroxybutyrate dehydrogenase, mitochondrial-like gives rise to the protein MLPLVRRARGRVVLASSILTHVAAPVRGVHAASMAALDALAACLRRELKPRGVDVVVVAAGEYTTGSAWLSEEKLLEQARDMWKRLSDEQKGAYGEDYFEQALRSLEKYTKSADGDLTAVTRSLSDGVTRTFPLARYTPVSPREKLKSLLAEHLPRSLYEGLYSD
- the LOC106713763 gene encoding uncharacterized protein LOC106713763, which encodes MISDKILLYVLLTTVWRGTEAASIPFLRPPHIADLRYVTEKSAEVQNPVQIIHGRVREGVPPPLCAGRCAAPPAGPVCAFDAAGTARTFATLCELEAVSCRESTYYAITSLGEC